Proteins encoded within one genomic window of Hevea brasiliensis isolate MT/VB/25A 57/8 chromosome 8, ASM3005281v1, whole genome shotgun sequence:
- the LOC110640158 gene encoding elongator complex protein 1 isoform X1, whose amino-acid sequence MKNLKLYSEKTLNLDLQSNQEVLLFSTLDIDRNRLFFASSANFIYSTQLSSFHNENAWRKTSLPAEIHPIDLEDGDFITSFDYLMEKEALIVGTCNGVLLLYNVDDNAMEVVGKVEGGVQCIAPSPDGDLLGIVSGLGQILVMTHDWDLLYENALEEDQPDGGVDVREPTLSSTNTSMSSVSWRGDGKYFVTLSQLSNCSSLQKRLRVWERESGALHATSDSKAFMGAVLEWMPSGAKIAAVYDRRAENECPEIVFYERNGLVRSSFRINAPVDATVELLKWNCSSDLLASVVRCDKYDTVKVWFFSNNQWYLKQEIRYPRQDGVSFMWDPIKPLELICWTLEGQITVYNFSWITAVTDNSIALVVDESKILVTPLSLSLMPPPLHLFSLKFPSAVRDVASYFKNSKNFVAAFLSDGGFCVVELPQSDTWEELEGKEIHVEACISETVFGTLAHLTWLDSHLLLAVSHYGFTHSNYISQRLLGEDGRHGFYLQEIEIACLEDHVPGSVTSSGWHAKVSHINYLEQEIIGIAPNPAKKCSAFVQFDGGKISEYTSALGLAIIGGTTENEVTSFSSSCPWMSVVLVGNSGPLKHLLFGLDDIGRLHFGGKILCNNCSSFSFYSNLVDQVITHLILATKQDFLLIVDIDDILHGEVESKYENFVHTGNRRKEENMNFIHIWERGAKIIGVLHGDDAAVIIQTTRGNLECIYPRKLVLASIVNALIQVRFRDALLMVRRHRIDFNIIVDHCGWQAFLRLASEFVKQVNNLSYITEFVCSIKNENMMEKLYKIYVSLPSHKQAEVVQAQDFRAFDANNKVYSVLLAIRKALEEQVPESPARELCILTTLARSDPPALEEALKRIKGIRELELLGSNDPGRISYPSAEEALKHLLWLSDSEAVFEAALGLYDLHLAAIVALNSQRDPKEFLPYLQELECMPSLIMRYNIDLRLHRFENALKHIISAGDAYYSDCMNLLQKNPQLFPLGLQLITDPAKRMQVLEAWGDHLSDKKCFEDAATTYLCCSSLEKALKAYRACGHWSGVLTVAGLLKLEKDAVMQLAHELCEELQALGKPGEAAKIALEYCGDVNGGISLLISARDWEEALRVAFKYMQEDLISDVNNASLEGANALIGEYEEGLEKVGKYLTRYLAVRQRRLLLAAKLQLEDRPVNDLEDDTASEASSNFSGMSAYTTGTTRVGSAASVSSSVTSKARDSRRQRNRGKIRPGSPGEEKALVEHLKGMCLTDGAKHELRSLLISLLMLGEEDIARKLQRVAESFQLSQIAAVKLAEDTISTDIINDQAHTLEHYIQKTRADPQNLEALSWRSKVFLSP is encoded by the exons ATGAAAAACCTCAAGCTTTACTCTGAAAAAACTCTGAATCTGGACTTACAATCAAACCAAGAAGTTCTGCTCTTCTCTACTCTCGATATCGATCGTAATCGCTTGTTTTTCGCTTCTTCGGCTAATTTCATATACTCTACTCAGCTTTCTTCTTTCCAT AATGAAAATGCGTGGAGAAAAACTTCACTGCCTGCGGAAATTCATCCTATTGATTTGGAGGATGGAGACTTCATTACTTCATTTGATTATCTTATGGAGAAGGAGGCTCTGATAGTGGGGACTTGTAATGGTGTTCTGTTGCTGTATAATGTGGATGATAATGCTATGGAAGTTGTTGGTAAAGTGGAAGGTGGTGTCCAGTGCATTGCCCCTAGTCCGGATGGCGACCTGCTTGGAATTGTTTCTGGGTTGGGGCAGATACTAGTGATGACTCATGATTGGGATTTGTTGTATGAAAATGCATTGGAGGAGGATCAGCCTGATGGTGGTGTTGACGTAC GTGAACCAACTTTGTCTTCCACAAATACGTCAATGAGTTCTGTATCCTGGCGTGGTGATGGGAAATACTTTGTGACACTGAGTCAGTTGAGCAACTGTTCGTCCTTGCAAAAGAGGCTTAGGGTTTGGGAGCGAGAGTCAGGTGCATTGCATGCTACTTCAGACTCAAAGGCATTCATGGGAGCAGTTTTAGAATGGATGCCAAGTGGAGCAAAAATTGCTGCTGTCTATGACAGAAGAGCTGAGAATGAGTGTCCAGAAATAGTTTTTTATGAGAGAAATGGACTAGTTAGAAGCTCTTTTAGAATTAACGCACCAGTGGACGCAACAGTAGAATTGCTTAAGTGGAATTGTAGTTCAGATCTTCTTGCATCTGTTGTCAGATGTGATAAATATGACACTGTTAAGGTTTGGTTTTTCAGCAACAATCAGTGGTATTTAAAACAGGAAATTAGATACCCAAGGCAGGATGGAGTAAGTTTCATGTGGGATCCAATAAAGCCACTGGAGTTGATTTGTTGGACTCTTGAGGGGCAGATTACAGTTTACAACTTTAGTTGGATTACTGCTGTGACAGATAACTCAATTGCGTTGGTCGTTGATGAATCCAAGATACTTGTAACTCCACTTTCTTTGTCACTAATGCCACCCCCTCTGCATCTATTCAGCCTGAAATTTCCAAGTGCTGTACGAGACGTGGCTTCATATTTCAAGAATTCTAAGAACTTTGTGGCTGCATTTCTATCAGATGGTGGTTTCTGTGTTGTAGAACTTCCTCAATCTGATACATGGGAGGAACTTGAAGGCAAAGAAATTCATGTTGAAGCTTGCATTTCAGAGACAGTTTTTGGAACCCTGGCACATCTTACATGGTTGGATTCACATCTACTTCTTGCCGTTTCCCACTATGGTTTCACTCATAGTAATTACATTTCCCAGAGATTGTTGGGTGAGGATGGACGCCATGGATTCTATTTGCAGGaaattgaaattgcatgtttggagGATCATGTTCCAGGTTCAGTAACAAGCTCAGGGTGGCATGCAAAGGTTTCTCATATTAACTATTTGGAACAAGAGATAATTGGCATTGCTCCTAATCCTGCTAAAAAGTGCTCAGCTTTTGTTCAGTTTGATGGTGGAAAAATTAGTGAGTACACATCAGCATTAGGCTTGGCCATTATTGGAGGAACTACAGAAAATGAAGTTACGAGTTTTTCATCATCTTGCCCTTGGATGAGTGTGGTTCTAGTTGGTAACAGTGGGCCATTAAAGCATTTGCTTTTTGGACTTGATGACATCGGTAGGCTCCATTTTGGTGGGAAAATACTATGTAACAACTGTAGTAGTTTCTCATTTTACTCAAATCTGGTTGACCAAGTAATCACACATTTGATTCTTGCAACCAAACAGGATTTCCTCTTAATTGTCGATATTGATGACATACTGCATGGCGAAGTAGAGtcaaaatatgagaattttgttcACACTGGTaacagaagaaaagaagaaaatatgAACTTCATACATATATGGGAAAGAGGTGCCAAAATTATTGGTGTCCTGCATGGTGATGATGCTGCTGTCATAATTCAAACAACTCGTGGAAATCTAGAATGCATTTATCCCAGAAAATTGGTCTTGGCTTCTATTGTCAATGCTTTGATCCAAGTGCGTTTTAGAGATGCACTACTCATGGTTAGACGGCATAGAATAGATTTCAATATCATTGTTGACCATTGTGGTTGGCAAGCATTTCTTCGGTTAGCCTCAGAATTTGTCAAACAGGTTAACAATTTGAGCTACATAACTGAGTTTGTCTGTTCCATAAAGAATGAAAACATGATGGAGAAACTGTACAAAATTTACGTCTCTTTGCCTAGCCATAAACAGGCTGAAGTTGTTCAAGCCCAAGATTTCAGAGCTTTTGATGCTAATAACAAGGTTTATTCTGTCCTGCTCGCCATAAGGAAGGCTCTTGAGGAACAAGTGCCCGAAAGTCCTGCAAGGGAGCTCTGTATTTTGACCACTTTAGCCCGTAGTGATCCACCTGCTCTTGAAGAAGCTTTAAAGAGAATAAAGGGGATACGTGAACTGGAATTATTAGGGTCTAATGATCCCGGGAGAATATCCTACCCTTCTGCTGAAGAAGCTTTGAAGCATCTGTTGTGGTTATCTGACTCTGAGGCTGTATTTGAAGCTGCCTTGGGCCTTTATGATTTGCACCTTGCAGCTATCGTAGCTCTGAACTCTCAACGAGACCCAAAGGAATTTCTTCCTTATCTACAAGAACTAGAATGCATGCCAAGTCTCATAATGCGCTATAATATTGACCTTAGGTTGCATAGGTTTGAGAATGCTCTCAAACACATTATTTCAGCTGGTGATGCTTATTATTCAGATTGTATGAATCTCTTACAGAAAAATCCTCAACTCTTTCCACTGGGACTTCAACTGATCACTGATCCTGCCAAGAGAATGCAGGTCCTTGAGGCATGGGGCGATCATCTTAGTGATAAAAAATGCTTTGAGGATGCTGCTACAACTTATCTTTGTTGTTCAAGTTTGGAAAAGGCCTTGAAGGCATACCGTGCTTGTGGTCATTGGAGTGGGGTTCTTACAGTTGCTGGGCTTCTTAAACTGGAAAAAGATGCTGTAATGCAACTTGCTCATGAGCTCTGTGAAGAACTCCAAGCACTAGGTAAACCAGGGGAAGCTGCCAAAATTGCTCTTGAGTATTGTGGAGATGTTAATGGTGGGATAAGTTTGTTAATTAGTGCGAGGGACTGGGAGGAAGCTTTGAGGGTTGCTTTTAAGTACATGCAAGAAGATCTAATCTCAGATGTGAATAATGCATCTTTAGAAGGTGCAAATGCTTTAATTGGTGAATATGAGGAAGGCTTGGAGAAAGTGGGAAAGTACTTGACTCGCTATTTAGCTGTCCGACAGAGAAGGTTACTGCTTGCAGCAAAGCTTCAGTTGGAGGATCGCCCAGTGAATGATCTGGAGGATGACACTGCTTCAGAAGCAAGCAGTAACTTTAGTGGAATGAGTGCCTACACTACAGG GACAACAAGGGTGGGCTCTGCTGCTTCAGTTAGCTCAAGTGTTACTAGTAAGGCCAGAGACTCAAGGCGTCAAAGAAATAGAGGAAAAATTCGCCCTGGGAG TCCTGGAGAGGAAAAAGCTCTGGTGGAGCATTTGAAAGGCATGTGTCTAACGGATGGAGCAAAGCATGAGCTTAGATCCTTATTGATTTCCCTTTTGATGCTTGGTGAAGAGGACATTGCAAGAAAGCTACAACGTGTTGCAGAGAGTTTTCAACTGTCTCAAATTGCAGCAGTCAAACTAGCTGAAGATACAATATCTACTGATATCATAAATGACCAGGCACATACTCTGGAGCACTACATACAGAAAACAAGAGCTGATCCACAAAATTTAGAGGCTTTATCTTGGCGGTCTAAAGTTTTTCTTTCTCCTTAA
- the LOC110640158 gene encoding elongator complex protein 1 isoform X2, whose product MSSVSWRGDGKYFVTLSQLSNCSSLQKRLRVWERESGALHATSDSKAFMGAVLEWMPSGAKIAAVYDRRAENECPEIVFYERNGLVRSSFRINAPVDATVELLKWNCSSDLLASVVRCDKYDTVKVWFFSNNQWYLKQEIRYPRQDGVSFMWDPIKPLELICWTLEGQITVYNFSWITAVTDNSIALVVDESKILVTPLSLSLMPPPLHLFSLKFPSAVRDVASYFKNSKNFVAAFLSDGGFCVVELPQSDTWEELEGKEIHVEACISETVFGTLAHLTWLDSHLLLAVSHYGFTHSNYISQRLLGEDGRHGFYLQEIEIACLEDHVPGSVTSSGWHAKVSHINYLEQEIIGIAPNPAKKCSAFVQFDGGKISEYTSALGLAIIGGTTENEVTSFSSSCPWMSVVLVGNSGPLKHLLFGLDDIGRLHFGGKILCNNCSSFSFYSNLVDQVITHLILATKQDFLLIVDIDDILHGEVESKYENFVHTGNRRKEENMNFIHIWERGAKIIGVLHGDDAAVIIQTTRGNLECIYPRKLVLASIVNALIQVRFRDALLMVRRHRIDFNIIVDHCGWQAFLRLASEFVKQVNNLSYITEFVCSIKNENMMEKLYKIYVSLPSHKQAEVVQAQDFRAFDANNKVYSVLLAIRKALEEQVPESPARELCILTTLARSDPPALEEALKRIKGIRELELLGSNDPGRISYPSAEEALKHLLWLSDSEAVFEAALGLYDLHLAAIVALNSQRDPKEFLPYLQELECMPSLIMRYNIDLRLHRFENALKHIISAGDAYYSDCMNLLQKNPQLFPLGLQLITDPAKRMQVLEAWGDHLSDKKCFEDAATTYLCCSSLEKALKAYRACGHWSGVLTVAGLLKLEKDAVMQLAHELCEELQALGKPGEAAKIALEYCGDVNGGISLLISARDWEEALRVAFKYMQEDLISDVNNASLEGANALIGEYEEGLEKVGKYLTRYLAVRQRRLLLAAKLQLEDRPVNDLEDDTASEASSNFSGMSAYTTGTTRVGSAASVSSSVTSKARDSRRQRNRGKIRPGSPGEEKALVEHLKGMCLTDGAKHELRSLLISLLMLGEEDIARKLQRVAESFQLSQIAAVKLAEDTISTDIINDQAHTLEHYIQKTRADPQNLEALSWRSKVFLSP is encoded by the exons ATGAGTTCTGTATCCTGGCGTGGTGATGGGAAATACTTTGTGACACTGAGTCAGTTGAGCAACTGTTCGTCCTTGCAAAAGAGGCTTAGGGTTTGGGAGCGAGAGTCAGGTGCATTGCATGCTACTTCAGACTCAAAGGCATTCATGGGAGCAGTTTTAGAATGGATGCCAAGTGGAGCAAAAATTGCTGCTGTCTATGACAGAAGAGCTGAGAATGAGTGTCCAGAAATAGTTTTTTATGAGAGAAATGGACTAGTTAGAAGCTCTTTTAGAATTAACGCACCAGTGGACGCAACAGTAGAATTGCTTAAGTGGAATTGTAGTTCAGATCTTCTTGCATCTGTTGTCAGATGTGATAAATATGACACTGTTAAGGTTTGGTTTTTCAGCAACAATCAGTGGTATTTAAAACAGGAAATTAGATACCCAAGGCAGGATGGAGTAAGTTTCATGTGGGATCCAATAAAGCCACTGGAGTTGATTTGTTGGACTCTTGAGGGGCAGATTACAGTTTACAACTTTAGTTGGATTACTGCTGTGACAGATAACTCAATTGCGTTGGTCGTTGATGAATCCAAGATACTTGTAACTCCACTTTCTTTGTCACTAATGCCACCCCCTCTGCATCTATTCAGCCTGAAATTTCCAAGTGCTGTACGAGACGTGGCTTCATATTTCAAGAATTCTAAGAACTTTGTGGCTGCATTTCTATCAGATGGTGGTTTCTGTGTTGTAGAACTTCCTCAATCTGATACATGGGAGGAACTTGAAGGCAAAGAAATTCATGTTGAAGCTTGCATTTCAGAGACAGTTTTTGGAACCCTGGCACATCTTACATGGTTGGATTCACATCTACTTCTTGCCGTTTCCCACTATGGTTTCACTCATAGTAATTACATTTCCCAGAGATTGTTGGGTGAGGATGGACGCCATGGATTCTATTTGCAGGaaattgaaattgcatgtttggagGATCATGTTCCAGGTTCAGTAACAAGCTCAGGGTGGCATGCAAAGGTTTCTCATATTAACTATTTGGAACAAGAGATAATTGGCATTGCTCCTAATCCTGCTAAAAAGTGCTCAGCTTTTGTTCAGTTTGATGGTGGAAAAATTAGTGAGTACACATCAGCATTAGGCTTGGCCATTATTGGAGGAACTACAGAAAATGAAGTTACGAGTTTTTCATCATCTTGCCCTTGGATGAGTGTGGTTCTAGTTGGTAACAGTGGGCCATTAAAGCATTTGCTTTTTGGACTTGATGACATCGGTAGGCTCCATTTTGGTGGGAAAATACTATGTAACAACTGTAGTAGTTTCTCATTTTACTCAAATCTGGTTGACCAAGTAATCACACATTTGATTCTTGCAACCAAACAGGATTTCCTCTTAATTGTCGATATTGATGACATACTGCATGGCGAAGTAGAGtcaaaatatgagaattttgttcACACTGGTaacagaagaaaagaagaaaatatgAACTTCATACATATATGGGAAAGAGGTGCCAAAATTATTGGTGTCCTGCATGGTGATGATGCTGCTGTCATAATTCAAACAACTCGTGGAAATCTAGAATGCATTTATCCCAGAAAATTGGTCTTGGCTTCTATTGTCAATGCTTTGATCCAAGTGCGTTTTAGAGATGCACTACTCATGGTTAGACGGCATAGAATAGATTTCAATATCATTGTTGACCATTGTGGTTGGCAAGCATTTCTTCGGTTAGCCTCAGAATTTGTCAAACAGGTTAACAATTTGAGCTACATAACTGAGTTTGTCTGTTCCATAAAGAATGAAAACATGATGGAGAAACTGTACAAAATTTACGTCTCTTTGCCTAGCCATAAACAGGCTGAAGTTGTTCAAGCCCAAGATTTCAGAGCTTTTGATGCTAATAACAAGGTTTATTCTGTCCTGCTCGCCATAAGGAAGGCTCTTGAGGAACAAGTGCCCGAAAGTCCTGCAAGGGAGCTCTGTATTTTGACCACTTTAGCCCGTAGTGATCCACCTGCTCTTGAAGAAGCTTTAAAGAGAATAAAGGGGATACGTGAACTGGAATTATTAGGGTCTAATGATCCCGGGAGAATATCCTACCCTTCTGCTGAAGAAGCTTTGAAGCATCTGTTGTGGTTATCTGACTCTGAGGCTGTATTTGAAGCTGCCTTGGGCCTTTATGATTTGCACCTTGCAGCTATCGTAGCTCTGAACTCTCAACGAGACCCAAAGGAATTTCTTCCTTATCTACAAGAACTAGAATGCATGCCAAGTCTCATAATGCGCTATAATATTGACCTTAGGTTGCATAGGTTTGAGAATGCTCTCAAACACATTATTTCAGCTGGTGATGCTTATTATTCAGATTGTATGAATCTCTTACAGAAAAATCCTCAACTCTTTCCACTGGGACTTCAACTGATCACTGATCCTGCCAAGAGAATGCAGGTCCTTGAGGCATGGGGCGATCATCTTAGTGATAAAAAATGCTTTGAGGATGCTGCTACAACTTATCTTTGTTGTTCAAGTTTGGAAAAGGCCTTGAAGGCATACCGTGCTTGTGGTCATTGGAGTGGGGTTCTTACAGTTGCTGGGCTTCTTAAACTGGAAAAAGATGCTGTAATGCAACTTGCTCATGAGCTCTGTGAAGAACTCCAAGCACTAGGTAAACCAGGGGAAGCTGCCAAAATTGCTCTTGAGTATTGTGGAGATGTTAATGGTGGGATAAGTTTGTTAATTAGTGCGAGGGACTGGGAGGAAGCTTTGAGGGTTGCTTTTAAGTACATGCAAGAAGATCTAATCTCAGATGTGAATAATGCATCTTTAGAAGGTGCAAATGCTTTAATTGGTGAATATGAGGAAGGCTTGGAGAAAGTGGGAAAGTACTTGACTCGCTATTTAGCTGTCCGACAGAGAAGGTTACTGCTTGCAGCAAAGCTTCAGTTGGAGGATCGCCCAGTGAATGATCTGGAGGATGACACTGCTTCAGAAGCAAGCAGTAACTTTAGTGGAATGAGTGCCTACACTACAGG GACAACAAGGGTGGGCTCTGCTGCTTCAGTTAGCTCAAGTGTTACTAGTAAGGCCAGAGACTCAAGGCGTCAAAGAAATAGAGGAAAAATTCGCCCTGGGAG TCCTGGAGAGGAAAAAGCTCTGGTGGAGCATTTGAAAGGCATGTGTCTAACGGATGGAGCAAAGCATGAGCTTAGATCCTTATTGATTTCCCTTTTGATGCTTGGTGAAGAGGACATTGCAAGAAAGCTACAACGTGTTGCAGAGAGTTTTCAACTGTCTCAAATTGCAGCAGTCAAACTAGCTGAAGATACAATATCTACTGATATCATAAATGACCAGGCACATACTCTGGAGCACTACATACAGAAAACAAGAGCTGATCCACAAAATTTAGAGGCTTTATCTTGGCGGTCTAAAGTTTTTCTTTCTCCTTAA